One Chitinispirillum alkaliphilum genomic window carries:
- a CDS encoding 50S ribosomal protein L1p (L10Ae): protein MYFMKHGKKYNSVYQKVDKFKEYSALEAVEFLKENSAVKFDETVEIAIKLGVDPRKSDQAVRGAALLPHGLGKTVRVLAFVQGEKEAEAKEAGADYTGGEELAEKIKGGWLEFDSVVATPDMMKVVGKLGKILGTRGLMPNPKVGTVTMDISKAIQELKKGKVEFRVDKGAILHAPLGKLSFDSAKIIENAKAFFDAVVKAKPSTAKGQYVKKATLTSTMGQGLKINVNDLK from the coding sequence GTGTATTTCATGAAACATGGAAAAAAATATAACAGTGTGTATCAGAAGGTCGATAAGTTTAAAGAGTATAGTGCCCTGGAAGCTGTCGAATTCCTGAAAGAAAATTCAGCAGTGAAATTTGATGAAACTGTTGAGATCGCTATCAAACTCGGTGTCGATCCCAGAAAAAGTGACCAGGCGGTCAGGGGTGCTGCATTATTGCCCCACGGACTCGGTAAAACTGTAAGAGTGCTTGCATTTGTGCAGGGGGAGAAGGAAGCTGAAGCTAAAGAGGCTGGGGCTGATTATACCGGTGGTGAAGAACTGGCCGAAAAAATCAAAGGCGGATGGCTGGAATTTGATTCTGTTGTGGCTACACCAGATATGATGAAAGTTGTAGGGAAACTTGGGAAAATCCTGGGTACAAGAGGTCTTATGCCTAATCCAAAAGTAGGAACGGTTACTATGGATATAAGCAAGGCTATTCAGGAGTTGAAAAAAGGAAAAGTTGAGTTCAGAGTTGATAAAGGCGCTATTTTACATGCTCCTTTAGGTAAACTCTCCTTTGACTCTGCAAAAATCATCGAAAATGCCAAAGCATTCTTTGACGCTGTTGTAAAGGCAAAGCCTTCAACTGCCAAAGGGCAGTATGTTAAGAAAGCAACTTTGACAAGCACAATGGGTCAGGGTTTAAAAATAAATGTTAATGATCTTAAATAG
- a CDS encoding 50S ribosomal protein L10p (P0), with the protein MSTRAERTAVIDDLEQEFKHASGIYLADNDKINVEKVTKLRTDLRKQGIKFLVVKNTLAKEACKRLGIENLDPHFKGPTAVVVTESEGAVPAKILKQFQKENKLLSIKAAYVDGSYFDGNQAVQLADLPSREALLSMLLGCLQSPVGNFAGVLNGIMTKFVRTLDAVKEQKGS; encoded by the coding sequence ATGTCTACAAGAGCTGAGAGAACAGCAGTTATTGACGATTTAGAGCAGGAATTTAAGCATGCCAGCGGTATTTATCTCGCTGATAATGACAAAATCAATGTGGAGAAAGTAACTAAGCTCCGGACTGATTTGCGAAAGCAGGGAATAAAGTTTCTGGTGGTCAAAAACACTTTGGCCAAAGAAGCATGTAAACGCTTGGGGATTGAGAATCTCGACCCTCATTTCAAAGGGCCAACCGCTGTTGTTGTAACTGAAAGTGAAGGGGCTGTTCCTGCAAAAATTCTCAAGCAGTTTCAGAAAGAAAATAAGCTTTTATCTATCAAGGCTGCATATGTCGACGGCAGCTATTTTGATGGTAATCAGGCAGTTCAGCTTGCTGATCTTCCTTCAAGAGAAGCGCTTCTTTCTATGCTACTTGGTTGCCTGCAGAGTCCTGTTGGAAATTTCGCTGGTGTTCTCAATGGAATTATGACCAAGTTTGTACGTACACTGGATGCTGTTAAAGAGCAAAAAGGCTCTTAA
- a CDS encoding 50S ribosomal protein L7/L12 (P1/P2), which produces MATLNKEEIIDAIGGMTVLELSDLIKAIEEKFDVKAAAPMAVAAPAGGAPAAEAAEEKTEFDVVLTGAGEKKIQVIKVVREITGLGLKDAKDMVDGVPKNIKEAVSKEEAETVKKKIEEVGGTVEVK; this is translated from the coding sequence GTGGCTACCTTAAATAAGGAAGAAATCATCGATGCCATTGGGGGTATGACTGTCCTGGAGTTGTCTGATCTGATAAAGGCAATTGAAGAGAAATTTGATGTCAAAGCTGCAGCACCTATGGCTGTTGCTGCTCCTGCGGGTGGCGCGCCTGCTGCAGAAGCCGCCGAAGAAAAAACAGAGTTTGATGTTGTTCTCACAGGTGCTGGCGAGAAGAAAATCCAGGTTATTAAAGTGGTAAGAGAAATAACCGGTCTTGGCCTCAAAGATGCCAAAGACATGGTTGATGGTGTTCCCAAAAACATCAAAGAAGCAGTCTCAAAGGAAGAGGCTGAAACAGTCAAAAAGAAAATTGAAGAAGTTGGCGGCACCGTTGAGGTTAAATAA
- a CDS encoding DNA-directed RNA polymerase beta subunit, which yields MTDRKSYSRIKRAAELPNLLEIQTTSYESFLQPETPPGLRKKQGLHGSFLSLFPVNDVKGYYSLEYDGYKLGIPKYTLRECKERGMTYAAPLKVDMSLLVYEQDGETKKFVEKISNEVYIGEIPLMTERGTFVINGAERVIVSQLHRSPGITFDEVFHPNGKKLLTARIIPQRGSWVELLVDVDDVLTVNIDRRKKMPATILLRAMGFSTDEEILSLFYDTVRAKINQDSKDEVLGTVNAKTVFDEQTGEILIDANEVINEERFNRLLENKIDFVEVFDSENMIIRNTLATDPTKSEEEALFFMYATMRPGDPPNVETARNLIQRLFFDEKRYDLGNVGRYRINTRLGVNPPEDVNTLTKEDIVAAYKYITGLNEGVGFIDDIDHLGNRRVRSVGELLAAQFTVGLTRMVRTIKERLSLRDTENITPQDLINARTVSTVVQAFFGSSQLSQFLDQTNPLSELTHKRRVSALGPGGLTRERAGFEVRDVHHTHYGRLCPIETPEGPNIGLIASLSTFARVNEFGFIQTPYQKVENGVLLNEVAYLTADQEDNYIIAQANTPIDENGKIAEELVFARYRGDFPVVAPKEITYMDISPMQLVSIAAGLIPFLEHDDANRALMGSNMQRQAVPLLRTEPPVIGTGLERRAAIDSGCMIVAKNPGVVETVDANKIVIRKAKDEVSADILGLTEFDTYDLVKYERSNQDTCINQKVCVREGQKVARGDVLADGHATKDGELALGRNVVAAFMPWRGYNFEDAIVVSERLVAEDIYTSVHIEVFETEVRDTKRGPEELTQEIPNVSEEALSNLDENGVVRVGTEVEAGDILVGKVTPKGETELSPEERLLRAIFGEKAGDVRDSSLKAPPGLKGVVIDSRVYSRKERDKRSKKKDKSRIDALKADITKQISEIEKLRIERLSEFLTDTLTNEITNFHTGEIMISAGKKWSKTMLQKLDLEAVSFKDGLCQDEEKNKIAEEVFYKANDLIAKLEDKLEKEIDKIVRGDELKPGVLQLVKVYVAKKRKLSVGDKMAGRHGNKGVISKVLPVEEMPYLPDGTPVDIILNPLGVPSRMNVGQILETHMGWAAQKLGLKIATPVFDGANYEQVTQLLDEAGLPNNGKVQLRDGRTGEPFEREVTVGPMYMLKLCHLIDDKIHARSIGPYSLVTQQPLGGKSQFGGQRFGEMEVWALEAYGAAYTLQQVLTVKSDDLTGRSKTYEAIVKGENAPQAGIPESFKVLIREIQALALDIDILTEE from the coding sequence ATGACAGATAGAAAAAGCTATTCCCGGATAAAGCGGGCTGCGGAGCTTCCAAATTTGCTGGAGATTCAGACTACTTCCTATGAGTCGTTCCTTCAGCCAGAAACCCCTCCCGGGTTGCGAAAAAAGCAGGGGCTTCATGGATCATTTCTGAGTCTCTTTCCGGTAAACGATGTTAAAGGTTATTATTCTCTTGAATATGATGGATATAAATTAGGCATTCCAAAATACACTCTGAGGGAGTGTAAAGAGAGAGGGATGACCTATGCCGCTCCGTTAAAAGTGGATATGTCTCTGCTTGTTTACGAACAAGATGGAGAAACAAAAAAATTCGTAGAAAAAATCTCCAACGAAGTTTATATTGGGGAAATCCCTCTTATGACCGAACGTGGCACTTTTGTTATTAATGGTGCGGAGAGGGTTATTGTCAGTCAGTTGCACAGATCCCCTGGAATCACTTTCGATGAAGTGTTTCACCCCAATGGCAAAAAACTACTAACCGCAAGAATCATTCCCCAAAGGGGTTCATGGGTTGAACTGCTCGTAGATGTAGATGATGTTCTTACTGTCAATATTGACAGAAGAAAAAAGATGCCTGCCACAATTTTACTCAGAGCTATGGGATTCTCAACTGATGAAGAGATCCTCTCACTCTTTTACGATACAGTCAGAGCAAAAATAAACCAAGATTCAAAAGATGAGGTCTTAGGTACTGTAAACGCAAAAACCGTTTTTGACGAGCAGACCGGAGAAATCTTAATCGATGCAAATGAAGTCATCAATGAGGAAAGATTTAACAGACTTCTTGAAAATAAAATCGATTTTGTTGAGGTTTTCGACTCTGAAAACATGATTATTAGAAACACTCTGGCTACTGATCCCACTAAGTCTGAAGAAGAAGCTCTCTTCTTTATGTATGCCACAATGAGACCGGGGGATCCACCAAACGTCGAAACCGCAAGAAATCTCATACAAAGATTGTTCTTTGATGAAAAAAGATATGACCTGGGGAATGTGGGACGGTACCGCATTAACACCAGATTAGGAGTCAATCCTCCGGAAGATGTAAACACGCTCACAAAAGAAGATATAGTCGCTGCATATAAATATATCACCGGTTTAAATGAGGGTGTAGGGTTTATTGATGATATTGACCATCTTGGTAACAGACGTGTAAGATCGGTTGGGGAACTTCTTGCCGCTCAGTTCACTGTAGGGCTGACAAGAATGGTTCGTACAATAAAAGAGAGACTGAGTCTCAGAGATACAGAAAATATTACTCCTCAGGATCTGATTAATGCCAGAACTGTTTCAACCGTTGTACAGGCATTCTTTGGATCAAGTCAGCTCTCACAGTTTCTCGATCAGACAAACCCTCTCTCAGAGCTCACTCACAAAAGAAGAGTAAGTGCTCTTGGGCCGGGTGGTCTTACAAGGGAAAGGGCTGGGTTTGAGGTGCGTGACGTACACCACACCCACTATGGACGTCTCTGTCCTATTGAAACTCCTGAAGGACCAAACATCGGTCTTATTGCATCTCTGAGTACATTTGCAAGAGTAAATGAGTTCGGGTTCATACAGACACCTTACCAAAAGGTGGAAAATGGTGTGTTGCTTAACGAGGTCGCTTACCTGACTGCTGATCAGGAAGATAACTATATTATCGCTCAGGCAAATACTCCCATTGATGAAAATGGAAAGATAGCAGAGGAACTTGTCTTTGCGCGCTACAGAGGAGACTTTCCCGTTGTAGCTCCAAAGGAAATTACCTACATGGATATCTCTCCAATGCAGCTGGTTAGTATTGCTGCCGGATTGATACCTTTCCTTGAACACGATGACGCAAACCGTGCTCTTATGGGGTCAAACATGCAACGCCAGGCTGTACCGTTGCTTAGAACAGAACCCCCGGTGATTGGAACAGGTTTGGAGAGAAGGGCTGCGATCGATTCCGGGTGTATGATTGTTGCAAAAAATCCCGGGGTAGTCGAAACCGTTGACGCAAACAAAATCGTCATTCGAAAGGCTAAGGATGAGGTATCTGCTGATATACTAGGTCTTACAGAATTTGACACCTACGATTTAGTGAAATATGAAAGATCAAACCAGGACACCTGCATAAACCAGAAAGTCTGTGTAAGGGAAGGGCAGAAAGTTGCCAGAGGGGATGTTCTGGCTGATGGTCACGCGACAAAAGATGGCGAACTGGCCTTGGGACGAAATGTAGTAGCTGCCTTTATGCCCTGGAGAGGGTATAACTTTGAGGATGCTATTGTAGTGTCAGAACGTCTTGTAGCCGAAGATATCTATACTTCTGTGCATATTGAAGTTTTTGAAACTGAAGTGCGCGATACAAAGCGTGGACCGGAGGAACTTACCCAGGAAATCCCCAACGTTTCAGAGGAGGCCCTGAGCAACCTTGATGAAAATGGTGTGGTGAGGGTAGGAACTGAAGTGGAAGCAGGAGATATTCTGGTTGGTAAAGTTACACCTAAGGGAGAAACTGAACTGTCCCCGGAAGAGCGACTCTTAAGAGCCATTTTCGGAGAGAAAGCAGGAGATGTAAGGGATTCTTCACTTAAGGCACCTCCCGGACTCAAGGGTGTAGTTATCGACTCTCGCGTTTACTCCAGAAAAGAGAGAGATAAACGCTCAAAGAAAAAAGACAAAAGCCGAATAGATGCTCTGAAAGCCGATATTACAAAGCAGATAAGTGAAATTGAAAAACTTAGAATCGAAAGGCTCTCAGAATTTCTCACAGACACCCTTACTAATGAAATCACTAATTTCCATACTGGTGAAATTATGATTTCCGCCGGAAAAAAATGGTCAAAAACCATGCTCCAGAAACTTGATCTGGAAGCGGTTTCATTCAAAGATGGTCTGTGTCAGGATGAGGAGAAAAACAAAATTGCCGAAGAGGTATTCTATAAGGCCAATGATCTTATCGCAAAGCTCGAGGACAAGCTCGAAAAGGAGATCGACAAGATCGTAAGAGGGGATGAGCTTAAGCCTGGAGTACTGCAGCTTGTAAAGGTCTATGTTGCAAAAAAGAGAAAACTTTCTGTTGGTGATAAAATGGCCGGGCGACACGGAAACAAGGGAGTCATTTCAAAGGTACTTCCTGTTGAAGAGATGCCTTATTTACCGGATGGTACTCCAGTGGATATCATTCTCAATCCTCTTGGTGTGCCATCTCGTATGAACGTGGGACAGATTCTAGAAACCCACATGGGATGGGCCGCTCAGAAACTTGGCCTTAAAATAGCAACACCGGTTTTCGATGGTGCAAACTATGAACAGGTTACTCAGCTGCTCGATGAGGCCGGGTTGCCAAACAACGGAAAAGTCCAGCTCAGAGACGGAAGAACGGGTGAGCCGTTTGAGCGTGAAGTAACTGTTGGTCCAATGTATATGCTAAAACTTTGTCACCTTATCGATGACAAAATTCATGCTCGTTCAATCGGACCATATTCTCTTGTCACCCAGCAGCCTCTCGGGGGTAAATCCCAGTTCGGAGGACAGCGTTTCGGTGAGATGGAGGTGTGGGCACTTGAAGCATACGGGGCTGCATACACTCTGCAACAGGTCCTTACTGTTAAGAGTGATGACCTGACAGGGCGGTCAAAAACTTACGAGGCGATTGTAAAGGGAGAAAATGCGCCGCAGGCTGGTATTCCGGAATCTTTCAAAGTGCTTATAAGGGAAATCCAGGCTCTTGCACTGGATATCGATATCTTGACCGAAGAATAA
- a CDS encoding DNA-directed RNA polymerase beta' subunit, which produces MADSISQLDRKTSEITGVSIRLSSPDIIRNWSFGEVTKPETINYRSFKPERDGLFCERIFGPVRNWECNCGKYKRIRYRGVVCDRCGVEVTHSKVRRERMGHIELAVPVIHIWFLKSVPSHISYLLGLPGSTLERIVYYESYVVIDPGNTNLRKGMLLSEDEFFELEDQDKQFVAKMGGEAVLEMLATIDLEELAIDLRSKIKIESSEQRKQEHLKRLRVVQAFLQSKNRPENMVLRTLPVLPPDLRPLVPLEGGRFATSDLNDLYRRVINRNNRLKKLIEIKAPDVILRNEMRMLQESVDTLFDNGRRTFSVKGEGKRPLKSLSDLLKGKQGRFRQNLLGKRVDYSGRSVIVVGPELKLHQCGLPKMMALELFKPFVIQKLEEKGYVQTVKSAKKFVEKERPEVWDILEEVIKDHPVLLNRAPTLHRLGIQAFFPVLVEGKAIRLHPLVCSAFNADFDGDQMAVHVPLSFESQLECRFLMLSANNLLSPASGQPVMTPTQDIVLGIYYLTKMSPDRKGQGRAFADVDEVMHAISDKQVDIHAKIKLRLDGKTIETTPGRVIFNTVRPLGVPFVNELLNKKRVQLFIDEVFKTSGVKATCKFLDDIKTLGYEYATRAGITFGADDLIIPEEKKEIIDKSMEEVIRIRKQYDRGIITEGERYNKLIDLWTHTTNDVADKMHERLAGDKDGFNPVYIMMDSQARGSKDQIKQLAGMRGLMQKPQKKITGAVGEIIENPIISNFKDGLTVLEYFISTHGARKGLADTALKTADAGYLTRRLVDVVQDVVIYTDDCGTSKGIAIEELREGDEVMESLSTRILGRYTQEDVYDPVTEEMICPVNTLVDEKLAKRIEEAGIEIVNIRSVLTCDAMQGVCRKCYGRNLATGKVVDTGEAVGIMAAQSIGEPGTQLTLRTFHIGGTASRLIAQSKEIAKIDGEVRFFNVETVQHTNGTVVMNRTAEIAVVDDQERERYRYNIPYGSFMQVTDGQKVSKGEDLFNWDPYNNVILAPRKGKLKFIDLVDGDTVRELYDERSGITNIVVVEHRERKLHPHIQIVDENDKRVANLSVPSGCFLQVTDGKEVNPGDILVKIPRESSKSRDITGGLPRVAELFEARRPKDSAVVTEIDGFIEFGENERGNRKIIVRDEVGGAREYLIPPGKHLRVHENDRVKAGDRLSEGSIDPHDILRIMGENAVQQYLLDEIQAVYRLQGVTINDKHVEVIVAQMLRKVRVKKAGDTEYLEGDDVDRKKLRAANEQVIAEGGEPATFTPLLLGITKASLTTESFLSAASFQETTKVLSRAAVEGKVDTLSGLKENLIMGNLIPAGTGTRIYRNLSVKDLESEMGSVDQQYERSDDFVEIGGEF; this is translated from the coding sequence GTGGCAGACAGTATTAGCCAATTGGATCGAAAAACAAGTGAGATTACCGGTGTTTCTATCAGGTTATCTTCACCCGATATCATTAGAAACTGGTCATTTGGTGAAGTTACCAAACCGGAAACTATAAATTACCGTTCTTTTAAACCAGAGAGAGATGGGCTGTTCTGTGAAAGAATTTTTGGCCCTGTCAGAAACTGGGAATGTAACTGTGGTAAATATAAAAGGATTCGTTACAGGGGAGTTGTATGTGACAGGTGTGGTGTTGAGGTTACACACTCAAAGGTGCGCAGAGAGCGTATGGGGCATATTGAACTTGCCGTGCCGGTAATTCATATATGGTTCCTTAAAAGCGTACCCTCTCACATAAGCTATCTGCTTGGTCTTCCGGGTTCAACTCTCGAAAGAATCGTTTACTATGAGTCTTACGTGGTTATAGATCCCGGTAACACCAATTTGCGCAAGGGAATGCTCCTGAGTGAGGATGAGTTCTTTGAGCTGGAGGACCAGGATAAACAATTTGTTGCAAAAATGGGTGGTGAAGCAGTTCTTGAAATGCTTGCAACAATTGATCTTGAAGAGCTTGCAATCGATCTGCGCTCAAAAATAAAAATTGAATCTTCCGAGCAGAGAAAACAGGAACATCTGAAGAGACTGCGTGTCGTGCAGGCTTTCCTGCAGTCAAAAAACAGACCAGAAAACATGGTACTGAGAACTCTTCCGGTGCTTCCGCCTGATCTGCGCCCTCTGGTGCCGCTTGAAGGTGGCAGATTTGCTACCTCTGATCTCAATGACCTCTACAGAAGGGTCATTAACCGTAATAACCGACTCAAAAAACTCATTGAAATCAAGGCCCCGGATGTTATTCTCCGCAACGAAATGAGAATGCTTCAGGAATCTGTTGATACGCTGTTCGATAACGGGAGAAGAACTTTCTCCGTAAAAGGTGAAGGTAAACGTCCGCTGAAATCTCTTAGTGACCTGCTGAAAGGAAAACAGGGACGATTCAGACAAAACCTTCTGGGTAAGAGAGTGGATTATTCCGGTCGAAGTGTTATTGTGGTTGGCCCTGAGCTGAAACTACATCAGTGTGGCCTTCCGAAAATGATGGCTCTTGAGCTCTTTAAACCTTTCGTTATACAGAAACTGGAAGAAAAGGGTTATGTACAGACTGTAAAAAGCGCAAAAAAGTTTGTCGAGAAAGAACGCCCAGAGGTATGGGATATTCTGGAGGAAGTAATTAAAGATCATCCGGTGCTTCTTAACCGTGCACCTACGCTGCACAGACTCGGTATCCAGGCTTTCTTTCCTGTTTTGGTTGAGGGAAAAGCAATTCGTCTACATCCACTTGTGTGTTCTGCATTCAATGCCGACTTTGATGGTGACCAGATGGCTGTACACGTACCTCTCTCTTTTGAGTCGCAGCTTGAGTGTAGATTTTTAATGCTCAGTGCAAATAACCTCCTGTCTCCGGCTTCGGGACAACCGGTCATGACCCCAACGCAGGATATTGTGCTCGGTATATATTACCTTACAAAAATGTCTCCCGATCGCAAAGGGCAGGGACGTGCGTTTGCCGATGTGGATGAAGTAATGCATGCTATCTCCGACAAACAGGTCGATATACATGCCAAAATCAAACTCCGTCTTGATGGGAAGACGATTGAGACAACCCCGGGAAGAGTGATTTTCAATACCGTTCGCCCGCTTGGTGTGCCTTTTGTAAATGAGCTGCTGAATAAAAAAAGAGTTCAGCTCTTCATTGATGAAGTCTTCAAGACATCGGGTGTTAAGGCTACATGCAAATTTCTCGATGATATCAAAACTTTAGGATATGAATACGCCACCAGAGCTGGTATCACCTTTGGTGCCGATGATCTCATTATTCCTGAAGAGAAAAAGGAAATCATCGACAAGTCAATGGAAGAGGTTATAAGAATAAGAAAGCAGTATGACAGGGGTATTATCACTGAGGGTGAACGATACAATAAACTCATTGACCTGTGGACACATACTACAAATGATGTCGCTGATAAGATGCATGAGCGTCTTGCCGGTGATAAGGACGGGTTCAATCCTGTCTATATCATGATGGATTCTCAGGCAAGAGGAAGTAAGGACCAGATTAAGCAGCTTGCGGGTATGCGTGGTCTTATGCAGAAACCTCAGAAAAAAATCACCGGTGCCGTTGGTGAAATTATTGAAAACCCCATTATTTCAAACTTCAAAGATGGGCTTACCGTGCTTGAGTACTTTATTTCTACTCACGGTGCACGTAAGGGACTTGCTGACACCGCGCTGAAAACTGCGGATGCCGGATATCTGACACGAAGACTTGTTGATGTGGTTCAGGATGTGGTCATATATACTGATGACTGTGGTACAAGCAAAGGTATTGCTATCGAAGAACTCAGGGAAGGGGATGAGGTGATGGAGTCCCTGTCGACAAGAATTCTTGGACGATACACCCAGGAGGATGTCTATGACCCTGTTACAGAAGAGATGATCTGTCCGGTAAATACCCTTGTAGATGAAAAGCTTGCCAAAAGAATTGAAGAAGCCGGTATTGAGATTGTAAATATTCGCTCTGTACTTACCTGTGATGCTATGCAGGGAGTTTGCAGAAAATGTTACGGAAGAAATCTGGCTACAGGTAAAGTTGTCGACACTGGTGAAGCTGTTGGTATAATGGCCGCACAGAGTATCGGGGAGCCGGGAACGCAGCTTACTCTGCGTACTTTCCATATCGGTGGTACGGCTTCAAGACTTATCGCTCAGTCAAAGGAGATCGCTAAGATCGACGGGGAAGTTCGTTTCTTCAATGTGGAAACTGTCCAGCATACAAACGGTACTGTCGTGATGAACCGTACTGCTGAAATTGCCGTTGTTGACGACCAGGAGAGAGAGCGCTACAGGTACAATATCCCTTACGGATCATTTATGCAGGTAACCGATGGTCAAAAAGTTTCCAAGGGAGAGGACCTGTTTAACTGGGATCCTTACAACAATGTAATCCTTGCTCCTCGTAAAGGTAAACTGAAATTTATTGATCTGGTTGACGGGGACACTGTACGTGAGCTCTATGATGAACGATCCGGTATTACAAATATCGTAGTTGTTGAGCATAGGGAACGTAAACTTCATCCTCATATTCAGATTGTAGATGAAAACGATAAAAGGGTCGCCAACCTCTCCGTTCCTTCTGGCTGTTTTCTGCAGGTAACGGATGGCAAAGAGGTGAATCCAGGTGACATCCTGGTCAAAATCCCAAGAGAGAGTAGCAAAAGTAGGGATATTACCGGTGGTCTTCCTAGAGTTGCCGAACTGTTCGAAGCACGAAGACCAAAAGATTCTGCCGTTGTGACTGAAATTGACGGATTTATAGAATTTGGTGAAAATGAACGGGGGAATCGGAAAATCATTGTCAGGGATGAGGTCGGTGGAGCAAGAGAATATCTGATTCCTCCCGGAAAACATCTCAGAGTTCATGAAAATGACAGAGTGAAAGCGGGGGACAGGTTAAGTGAAGGGTCGATTGACCCACATGATATCCTGAGAATCATGGGTGAGAATGCTGTGCAGCAGTACTTGCTCGATGAAATTCAGGCGGTGTATCGTCTCCAGGGTGTAACTATCAATGATAAGCATGTTGAAGTTATCGTTGCACAGATGCTTCGTAAGGTGAGGGTGAAAAAAGCCGGAGATACAGAGTATCTTGAAGGTGATGATGTGGACAGGAAAAAACTAAGAGCTGCAAACGAACAGGTAATTGCAGAAGGCGGAGAACCTGCCACCTTTACACCGCTTTTGCTTGGTATCACTAAAGCATCCCTTACAACCGAATCATTCCTAAGTGCTGCTTCCTTCCAGGAAACCACTAAAGTTCTATCAAGAGCTGCAGTGGAAGGTAAAGTGGATACTCTAAGCGGGTTGAAGGAAAACCTTATCATGGGTAATCTTATTCCTGCTGGTACCGGCACACGTATCTACCGCAACTTATCAGTAAAGGATTTGGAATCTGAAATGGGTTCAGTTGACCAGCAGTATGAACGTAGTGATGATTTTGTGGAAATCGGCGGAGAATTCTGA
- a CDS encoding 30S ribosomal protein S12p (S23e), with amino-acid sequence MEVNAYIPGEGHNLQEHSIVLIRGGRVKDVPGVRYHIVRGALDTQGVQDRKRSRSKYGVKRPKK; translated from the coding sequence ATGGAAGTAAATGCATATATTCCAGGTGAAGGGCATAATCTGCAGGAGCATTCGATCGTTTTGATTCGTGGTGGTCGTGTAAAGGATGTGCCGGGTGTGCGTTATCATATTGTAAGAGGTGCGCTTGATACGCAGGGTGTTCAGGATCGTAAACGTAGCCGTTCCAAGTACGGTGTAAAGCGGCCAAAAAAATAG